One window of the Flavobacteriaceae bacterium YJPT1-3 genome contains the following:
- a CDS encoding HAMP domain-containing sensor histidine kinase, with amino-acid sequence MNKKRYTGILYFIILVIGVTLITQIYWNYKNYQAGKQQLINEVQISLDQAVDSYYEMKAAQNTLGFIGNQLPDSDMISNQLRRYENLSERGFSQSHTVAISDSLNDLGYLSITGANSEQIDSILEAKKEEFNAAEGWGLNIYSDSPVKQEGDVKLDSSSNVFKLLTAKVADSSRQEAIKNLTSKIVISFSDDRLDLNSLDSLVDQELQRKQIDRIDHRLIYRDNPRLRSMEKSNQKVDSTEQQADQEHYDLYVQSNSNLLPNTGTLELGFENVEGLVLQRNMVGIGISFLLLAAVVACLLYLLKIIQEQHKLAEIRNDFISNITHEFKTPMATIGVALEGLQHFNQENDPEKTEKYLGVSRDQLGKLNIMVEKILETATLDKERLQLDRAPTSITDLLEKLVQKHQQNVPEVSIEFHRPDHELFANLDVFHFENAVDNLLDNAIKYGLPPIIVQLSTTKGQLLLQIIDQGTSLQRDHAQRLFEKFYRVPKGNQHDIKGFGIGLYYTRTIIEKHGGSIEVKTQPSTSFIIKLPYAEN; translated from the coding sequence ATGAACAAAAAGCGATATACCGGTATTCTTTACTTCATTATTCTGGTCATTGGAGTGACCCTGATCACCCAAATTTATTGGAATTACAAAAACTACCAAGCCGGAAAGCAGCAGCTGATCAATGAAGTACAAATCAGCCTGGACCAGGCGGTAGATTCGTATTATGAGATGAAAGCGGCGCAGAATACCTTGGGATTTATTGGAAATCAACTCCCTGACTCTGATATGATCTCCAATCAACTGCGCCGGTATGAAAATCTATCCGAACGTGGATTTTCCCAAAGTCATACCGTGGCTATCTCCGATTCGTTGAATGATCTTGGTTATTTAAGCATAACCGGGGCCAACAGTGAACAGATCGACTCCATCCTGGAGGCTAAAAAGGAAGAATTTAATGCTGCTGAGGGTTGGGGCTTGAATATTTATAGTGATTCACCGGTAAAACAGGAGGGCGATGTTAAATTAGACTCCTCCTCCAACGTATTTAAATTGCTAACCGCCAAGGTGGCGGACAGCAGTCGGCAGGAAGCGATCAAGAACCTGACCAGCAAAATTGTAATTTCCTTTAGTGATGATCGGCTGGACCTCAATTCGTTGGACAGTTTAGTCGATCAGGAACTGCAACGAAAGCAGATTGATCGTATTGACCACAGACTGATCTACCGCGACAACCCCAGGCTGCGTTCTATGGAGAAAAGCAATCAAAAGGTAGATTCTACAGAACAGCAAGCAGATCAGGAACATTATGATCTATATGTGCAATCCAATTCTAACCTCCTGCCCAATACGGGTACGCTCGAATTGGGTTTTGAAAATGTTGAAGGATTGGTGCTGCAGCGAAATATGGTAGGTATTGGAATCAGTTTTCTCCTTCTGGCCGCAGTCGTTGCTTGTTTATTGTATCTACTGAAGATCATTCAGGAACAACATAAATTGGCCGAAATACGCAATGACTTTATCAGTAACATCACCCATGAATTTAAAACCCCCATGGCTACCATAGGTGTAGCTTTGGAAGGCCTGCAACACTTTAATCAGGAAAACGATCCTGAAAAGACCGAAAAATATCTAGGAGTTTCCCGGGATCAATTGGGTAAACTTAACATAATGGTGGAGAAAATTCTGGAGACAGCAACTTTAGATAAAGAGCGCCTGCAATTGGATCGTGCTCCGACTTCTATCACCGACCTGTTGGAAAAACTGGTACAGAAACACCAGCAGAATGTACCTGAAGTATCCATTGAATTTCATCGCCCCGACCATGAGCTTTTCGCAAATTTGGATGTGTTTCATTTTGAGAATGCGGTTGATAATCTGCTGGATAATGCGATCAAATATGGACTTCCACCCATCATTGTTCAGCTATCCACAACCAAAGGTCAACTCCTGCTTCAGATAATCGATCAGGGCACCTCACTACAACGGGATCATGCGCAGCGACTGTTTGAGAAATTTTATCGGGTACCCAAAGGGAATCAACATGACATCAAGGGATTTGGTATCGGCTTGTATTATACCAGGACCATCATTGAGAAACACGGGGGCAGTATTGAGGTGAAAACACAACCGTCCACTTCCTTCATCATAAAACTTCCTTATGCAGAAAATTAA
- a CDS encoding response regulator transcription factor → MQKIKLLLAEDEPALGQIIKESLETRAFEVVHCTNGVEAKEVYSSLAPDLLVLDVMMPKKDGFTLAKEIRAIDDEIPIIFLTAKSQAVDVVEGFSVGGNDYLKKPFSMEELIARINNLLQRKNLQKKGEILNFGKFTFDFQKQLLKFGEEEERLTHREAHLLFHLVKNANQVLDRSLILNKLWGNDDFFSARSMDVFISKLRKKLKADKSVEIINIRGYGYKLIC, encoded by the coding sequence ATGCAGAAAATTAAGCTGTTGCTCGCAGAAGACGAACCCGCTTTGGGTCAGATCATTAAAGAGAGTTTGGAGACCCGAGCCTTTGAAGTGGTGCACTGCACCAATGGTGTTGAGGCCAAGGAAGTGTATAGCTCACTTGCTCCCGATTTACTAGTATTGGACGTGATGATGCCTAAAAAAGACGGTTTTACACTGGCTAAGGAAATCCGGGCTATAGACGATGAGATTCCCATTATTTTTTTAACGGCAAAATCGCAGGCTGTTGATGTGGTGGAAGGCTTTTCCGTAGGAGGTAATGACTATTTAAAGAAGCCCTTTAGTATGGAAGAATTGATCGCTCGGATCAATAACCTGTTGCAACGAAAGAATCTTCAGAAAAAAGGCGAGATTCTGAATTTTGGAAAATTCACTTTCGATTTTCAAAAACAACTGTTGAAATTTGGAGAAGAGGAGGAACGATTAACCCATCGGGAAGCTCATCTCCTTTTCCATCTGGTCAAAAATGCCAACCAGGTATTGGATCGCTCCCTCATTCTCAACAAGCTTTGGGGTAATGACGATTTCTTCAGTGCCCGAAGCATGGATGTATTCATCAGCAAGCTCCGCAAAAAGCTCAAAGCAGACAAATCGGTCGAAATCATCAATATACGTGGCTACGGTTACAAACTGATTTGCTAA
- a CDS encoding deoxynucleoside kinase encodes MHIAIAGNIGSGKTTLTKLLSKHYKWQPQYEDVVDNPYLDDFYNSMERWSFNLQVYFLNSRFRQLLEIRDSKKSIIQDRTIYEDAYIFAPNLHAMGLMTNRDFNNYRSLFDLMESVVDAPDLLIYLRSSISNLVAQIHKRGRDYENSISIDYLSRLNERYEGWIHDYDKGQLLIIDVDNLNFVDNPEDLGDVINRIDAELHGLF; translated from the coding sequence ATGCACATCGCAATTGCCGGCAATATAGGGTCGGGAAAAACTACACTCACCAAATTACTCAGCAAGCATTATAAATGGCAACCCCAATACGAAGATGTAGTTGACAATCCGTACCTGGATGATTTTTACAATTCGATGGAACGCTGGTCCTTTAATTTGCAGGTTTATTTCCTCAATAGCCGTTTTCGGCAATTATTGGAGATCAGAGACAGTAAAAAAAGCATCATACAGGACCGAACGATATACGAAGACGCCTATATTTTTGCGCCCAACCTGCATGCAATGGGCTTAATGACCAACCGGGATTTTAACAACTACCGCTCGTTGTTTGATCTCATGGAAAGTGTGGTCGACGCGCCTGATCTGTTGATCTATTTGCGGAGCAGCATCTCCAATCTGGTCGCTCAGATCCATAAGCGGGGGCGGGATTACGAAAACAGTATTAGCATCGATTACCTCAGCCGACTTAACGAGCGCTACGAGGGATGGATCCACGATTATGATAAAGGACAACTCTTGATCATAGACGTCGATAATTTGAATTTTGTAGACAACCCGGAAGATTTGGGAGATGTGATCAATCGAATTGATGCCGAATTACACGGATTATTCTAA
- a CDS encoding DUF2183 domain-containing protein, translating into MAQRKPLQIHAYATYGTARHLYLLGRALTHRGVDLNDTGLWGAFRNSWKQFMSDEQRNTRLRIEWPQGHSDYVTTNDEGYFKLDQEATSLDQWSNSEGWMNYQVAYDDQSLTAPILGANTFQGKMLIPDANAEYGVISDVDDTILHTGVASFLKWRLIINSLFRHVAQRSPLKGAAALYHQFHRGSSGTKANPIFYVSNSPWNLYHYLDTFLSTNNFPKGPLLLRDFKDPFQKQKAVPEKPHKQKEIRNILKTYPDLKFILIGDSGEHDADIYLEIAQEYPDRILAVYLRSVKHRKRVLRVRSVLESYESVPAILVERSEQARDHALQQGLISRKAILE; encoded by the coding sequence ATGGCTCAACGAAAACCTTTACAAATTCATGCCTACGCCACCTACGGGACGGCTAGGCATTTGTATTTACTGGGTCGAGCATTGACCCATAGAGGGGTTGATCTCAACGATACCGGACTTTGGGGGGCATTCAGGAACTCATGGAAGCAGTTCATGAGTGACGAACAGCGAAATACCCGTTTACGTATTGAATGGCCGCAAGGTCATTCCGATTACGTCACCACGAATGACGAAGGTTATTTTAAGTTAGATCAAGAAGCGACTTCCTTAGACCAGTGGAGCAACAGCGAGGGTTGGATGAATTATCAAGTGGCCTATGACGATCAAAGCTTGACGGCTCCTATTCTTGGAGCAAATACCTTTCAGGGAAAAATGCTCATTCCGGATGCAAATGCAGAATACGGAGTCATCAGTGATGTAGATGATACCATTTTACACACGGGTGTGGCCTCTTTCCTCAAATGGAGGTTAATCATCAATTCCCTGTTCAGACATGTGGCTCAGCGATCTCCATTAAAGGGAGCAGCAGCCTTGTATCACCAATTTCATCGTGGCAGTTCCGGAACTAAGGCCAATCCGATTTTTTACGTGAGTAACAGTCCCTGGAACCTGTATCATTATTTAGACACCTTTCTGAGTACTAATAATTTCCCCAAGGGGCCTTTATTGCTGCGGGACTTTAAAGATCCTTTTCAAAAACAAAAAGCAGTCCCTGAAAAGCCCCATAAGCAGAAAGAGATACGGAATATTCTTAAGACTTATCCTGATTTAAAATTTATCCTCATTGGGGATAGTGGAGAGCATGATGCCGATATCTATCTGGAAATAGCCCAAGAGTATCCGGATCGGATACTAGCGGTGTATTTGCGATCGGTAAAGCACAGAAAAAGAGTGCTAAGAGTGCGCTCCGTTCTTGAATCGTACGAAAGTGTACCGGCGATACTTGTTGAACGTAGTGAACAAGCCCGCGATCATGCACTACAACAGGGGTTGATTTCGCGTAAAGCGATCTTAGAATAA
- a CDS encoding peroxiredoxin-like family protein: MLKPRTKVPALELSLINDTLWKLSDQSPDHFTLLIFYRGLHCPLCKKQLQEVADQLDEFTDRGVNVIAISSDSEERAKQAGEDWEVTALPIGFNLDFEKAREYGLYISEAISDKEPEYFTEPGLFLVQPDGTLFFSSVQTMPFARPRVNDILKAIDYVLDNDYPARGEVKEVPKSTQVS, from the coding sequence ATGCTTAAACCCAGAACCAAAGTACCTGCCTTAGAATTGTCACTGATCAACGATACCTTATGGAAACTCAGCGATCAGAGTCCTGATCATTTCACTTTACTCATTTTTTACCGAGGCCTCCATTGCCCATTATGTAAAAAGCAATTGCAAGAAGTAGCGGACCAATTGGACGAATTCACCGATCGTGGAGTGAATGTCATCGCCATAAGCAGCGATTCCGAAGAACGTGCCAAGCAGGCCGGCGAAGATTGGGAGGTGACCGCCTTACCTATTGGCTTTAATTTGGATTTTGAAAAAGCACGGGAATATGGCTTGTACATATCTGAAGCCATAAGCGATAAAGAGCCGGAGTATTTCACTGAACCTGGATTATTTTTAGTTCAACCGGATGGAACCCTGTTCTTTTCTTCCGTGCAGACCATGCCGTTTGCGCGCCCAAGAGTCAACGATATTCTGAAGGCCATTGATTATGTATTGGACAATGATTATCCGGCACGTGGAGAAGTGAAAGAGGTGCCCAAATCAACTCAGGTCTCCTAA